In one window of Thermodesulfobacteriota bacterium DNA:
- a CDS encoding PTS sugar transporter subunit IIA, with the protein MKLIDVLRKEAVILGLKATDKKGVLEELTVPVAAISKIEHSQLVRMLMERERLGTTGIGGGIAIPHGKLQNLPAEILCMGISQKGVSFEAMDGKPVHIFFLLFTPEGATDLHLMLLSRISKLLKNDIFKQRLQDAPSADAICDIVEEFDEAN; encoded by the coding sequence ATGAAATTAATTGACGTATTAAGAAAAGAAGCCGTTATTTTAGGGCTCAAGGCAACCGACAAGAAGGGCGTTCTGGAAGAGTTGACCGTTCCGGTTGCGGCCATCTCAAAAATCGAGCACAGCCAGCTGGTCCGGATGCTTATGGAGAGGGAGCGCCTCGGGACTACCGGCATCGGCGGCGGTATCGCCATTCCCCACGGTAAACTGCAGAACCTGCCGGCGGAAATCCTGTGCATGGGCATCAGCCAGAAGGGCGTCTCGTTTGAGGCCATGGACGGGAAACCGGTCCACATCTTTTTTCTGCTGTTCACCCCGGAAGGCGCCACGGACCTTCACCTGATGCTGCTGTCGCGCATATCCAAGCTGCTTAAAAATGATATCTTCAAGCAGCGCCTGCAGGACGCGCCGAGCGCCGACGCGATCTGCGACATCGTGGAGGAATTCGACGAGGCCAACTGA
- the raiA gene encoding ribosome-associated translation inhibitor RaiA: protein MQVSVTFKNIEPSERLKSFVQEKLSKFDKFFNGPAEANVILSTEKFRSIVEVSLSGDRLVINGKEETEDIHSAVDLVVDKLEKQIKKNKQKIKDHHRSGARRSPKSTE from the coding sequence ATGCAGGTATCCGTTACCTTTAAAAACATCGAGCCCTCGGAACGCCTCAAGTCCTTTGTTCAGGAAAAACTGTCCAAGTTCGACAAGTTCTTTAACGGCCCGGCCGAGGCCAACGTCATCCTCTCGACGGAAAAATTCAGAAGCATTGTGGAAGTCAGCCTGTCCGGAGACCGGCTGGTCATCAACGGCAAGGAAGAGACCGAAGACATTCATTCCGCCGTCGACCTGGTTGTGGATAAGCTCGAAAAACAGATCAAGAAGAACAAACAGAAGATTAAAGACCATCATCGATCCGGTGCCAGGCGTTCACCCAAAAGCACCGAATAA